The genomic window AAGAAGCCACAGAAAAATTTCCCGATAATACCGACTTGAGAGTCAAATTAGCTACCGCTTATTTTCAACAAGGTAACGCTACCGAAGGGTTAAAAAACCTTGAAAGTTTACCCCCTACCATATTAAGTGATGTTAATGTGGTCTTAAAAATGGGGATGCTTTATGAACAAAATGAAGATTGGGATTTAGCCTTAAAAGCCTACCAAAGGGCATCAGCCTTAGATTCAGAGTCGGTTATCGCTCAAGGCAGTATCGCCCGTATCCTAGAGGCTACAGATAATGAGATGATGGCCATTGTTGCTTATCGTCGCTTTGTGGAATTAGCACCCCAAAACCCTTATGGTTATCACCGTTTAGGGCTTTTACTGAAAGAGCGAGGGCGCTTGGCAGAAGGCAACGAAATGTTAACTAAGGCTTTGAATCTTTATGAAGCTAGAGGCAATTCTCAAGCCATCAGGGAAATTAAACCTTTACTGTGAAATTCTCCAATGTCTAGTTATGCTAAAGTCTTTGACTTATGAGCATTTCACCTGATACCTGACACCCGAAACCTGACACCTCTCCTCACCAAAATACTTTTTCAGCAACCCCTAATTAATTGAGCGATTTTTTCAGTTACTTCCGCAATACTCAAATCATCTGTGTTGATCGGGATAGCATCTGAGGCTTGTTGGAGGGGCGCCCTTTCACGGGTACTATCTAAAAAATCCCTGTGGGCGATGTCTTTTTCTAATTGTGCTAAATCAATATTAGTTTGCCCTTGATTTTCTAAATCCAGCGCCCTCCGCCGCGCCCTAGCATGAACAGAAGCAGTTAAAAATACCTTTAAATCAGCTTCAGGAAATACATTTGTACCTATGTCACGACCTTCGGCGATGATACCTCCTTCATTACCGTAGTTTTTTTGTAACTTAACCAATTTTTCTCGTACAGCTTTTTGCGAAGCAACATGAGAAACTTGGGCGGTGACTACCGGAGTGCGAATAGCGGTAGTCACATTTTTTCCATTGACTTTTACGGTGACAGGTTGTGTTAAGTCATCATTGGGCAATAATTCAATGTTAGCCTCAGCAATTAAATCCTTGATGCTATTTTCATCATCCACAGGGATGTTATTAGCCATCACCAGCCAAGTAATGGCGCGATACATCGCCCCCGTATCGAGGTATAATAAGTCCAGTTGTTGGGCAAGTCGTCGGCTAATGGTGGACTTTCCAGCGCCCGCAGGGCCATCAATGGCAATAGTTGGTTTTTTCACAGTTAAAATAAGATTATCAATTAGACGGGTTGTACCACAATAAACCGCTATAGCTATTAAACCTGAGTCGATAATTTTCGTCAATGGTTGTAACGTTTTTTCATCAACTAAACTGAGATACTGTAATTGTAAGAAGGGCGCTTTATCTAATTCCTGACGGATAAGATTGAGGAGGAGGGCGCTGTTTCTTTCTCCTTGTAAAAAACTTTCTTTTACCTTAATTAAACTACTATAAATTTGTGTAGAAATTTGTTTTTCTTGGGGTGATAAATATTGATTACGAGAGCTTAATGCTAATCCTGATTTTTCCCTGATAATAGGACAACTAATAATTTTTACAGGGATAAATAAATCCTCAACTATACGGCGAATAATTGCCACTTGTTGGGCATCTTTTTGACCAAAAAAAGCGAATTGAGGTTGAATTAAATTAAATAACTTAACTATAATAGTTGCTACTCCTTGAAAATGATTGGGGCGATATTTACCACACATTACCGACATCATTTCTTGGGGTGGCACTACAAAAGTAGGGTCTTTTTTCAAAGTATCCATTTCTATTTCTGAAGGAATAAATAATAAATTAACTCCTAAATTTTGACAAATTATTTGATCCTTTTCTAAAGTGCGTGGATATTGCTCTAAATCTTCATTTCTGCCAAATTGTAAAGGATTAACAAAAATACTTACTACCACAAAATCAGTTGATAATTTCGCTCTTTTGATTAAACTTTCATGCCCTAAATGTAAAGCGCCCATCGTCGGCACAAAACCAATTTTGTTTTGATTAGATACTTTTGTTAATGCTGATTTTAATTCTTTAATAGTTTTAATAATTAACATAATTATATTGGCTATTTTGCTTTGAGTGTAATAAATTATATTAGGTTCGGATAATTAGTTACAAATAGATTATATCTTCGCAATTTACCCACCGTGTAATGAATTACACGGCTAACGGTACCTCGTTCAATAAATTGAACTAAGATTGTTTTTAATTGATTTATAAGTGATCGCGCAGCGGCAGCCTTCGGCTGATCAAGGGGACTTGATATTAGTGGTTGAAATGGGAAAGAGAGAAAAAAGATTGATGAATTATGAATTAACAGATAGGTTAATAATTATCAATTATCCATTGTCAATTATCCATTGTTAGGAATACTCACATCAATTAAATTAATTTCTTGATTAAAACTCTCTAAACTTGGTTTAACTACTTCAGCATTACCGACAATTAAAGTAACCATTTTTTCAGGCATTAAATAACGTTGTGCCACCTGATAAACATTTTCTATGGTAGTAGTTTTAACTTGTTTTTGATAATCGAAAATAAAATCTTGAGGATAATCATAATATTCATAAGTCAACAAACGAGAAAGAGTTTGCGACAAAGTTTGAAACTGAAAAACAAAAGAATTAAGAATAGAATTTTGAGCATAATCTAAATCAGCAGGAGTAATTTTTTCAGTGCGTAAACGCTCAATTTCCGTATTAATTGCTTTGATAAAATCGCCACTACTTTCCGTTTTAGTTTGCCCTCCAGCAATAAATATTCCCGGATAATCATAATTAGCACTCCACACACCATATACAGAATAAGCTAAACCTTGTTTCGAGCGCACTTCATTGTGTAATCTACCGCCAAAACCATTTAAAATACCATTAATAACAGTTAAAGTAGGATAATTAGCATCACTTAACTTACCGCCAAGATGCCCCAATAAAATATTACTTTGAGTTGACTGGGGTTGATCAACTAAATAAATTCCCCCGTCAGTAGCTTGGGTGGGAGTAGCTACGGAAGTTAGTGCCGGGGTAGAATTAACTTGCCAATCAGCGAATTTACTCTCGATTAATTGTTTTATCTGTTGGGGTTGAAAATCCCCCACGATACCTAATATGATGTTTGAAGGGCGCACATCCCGCCCATAAAAATTAATTACATCATCACGACTAATATTATCTACCGTAGCATATTCCACATTACGAGCATAAGGACTATTTTCCCCATAAACTAACTGACGAAATTCTCGACTGGCAATATTACCGGGGTTATCATTACGGCGAGAAATAGCGCCCTTCACCTGAGATTTTTCAAAGTCAAGGAAATCCTCATTAAAAACAGGGTAGCGTAACACTTCCGTAAACAAATCAAATACAATAGGGAGATCAAAACTAAGACTATCAAAACTAACACTACCAGAATTAAGACCAATGGCAGACTCAACGGAAGCTGATTTAAGCTCTAAAATACCATCAATTTCTGATTTAGTGTAGTTTTTTGTGCCACCAGTGCGCATCAAATTACCCGTAATATTTGCCAAACCTCGTAAATTATCTGGTTCGACTGTACTACTTGTACGTATCAGCGCCCTTCCTGTCACCAAAGGTAATTGATGATCTTCCATTAAATACACTACCATACCGTTAGAGAGAGTGTAACGCTCATATTCAGGTAGTTGAATTTCGGGCAGGGGGGGATATTGTAAATCAGTATAATGGCTAACGGGTTGTGCAAGAACAAAAC from Cyanobacterium sp. T60_A2020_053 includes these protein-coding regions:
- a CDS encoding bifunctional pantoate--beta-alanine ligase/(d)CMP kinase, which gives rise to MLIIKTIKELKSALTKVSNQNKIGFVPTMGALHLGHESLIKRAKLSTDFVVVSIFVNPLQFGRNEDLEQYPRTLEKDQIICQNLGVNLLFIPSEIEMDTLKKDPTFVVPPQEMMSVMCGKYRPNHFQGVATIIVKLFNLIQPQFAFFGQKDAQQVAIIRRIVEDLFIPVKIISCPIIREKSGLALSSRNQYLSPQEKQISTQIYSSLIKVKESFLQGERNSALLLNLIRQELDKAPFLQLQYLSLVDEKTLQPLTKIIDSGLIAIAVYCGTTRLIDNLILTVKKPTIAIDGPAGAGKSTISRRLAQQLDLLYLDTGAMYRAITWLVMANNIPVDDENSIKDLIAEANIELLPNDDLTQPVTVKVNGKNVTTAIRTPVVTAQVSHVASQKAVREKLVKLQKNYGNEGGIIAEGRDIGTNVFPEADLKVFLTASVHARARRRALDLENQGQTNIDLAQLEKDIAHRDFLDSTRERAPLQQASDAIPINTDDLSIAEVTEKIAQLIRGC
- a CDS encoding insulinase family protein is translated as MNQLKKYRHWLIVIVVTIIISISNRGFVLAQPVSHYTDLQYPPLPEIQLPEYERYTLSNGMVVYLMEDHQLPLVTGRALIRTSSTVEPDNLRGLANITGNLMRTGGTKNYTKSEIDGILELKSASVESAIGLNSGSVSFDSLSFDLPIVFDLFTEVLRYPVFNEDFLDFEKSQVKGAISRRNDNPGNIASREFRQLVYGENSPYARNVEYATVDNISRDDVINFYGRDVRPSNIILGIVGDFQPQQIKQLIESKFADWQVNSTPALTSVATPTQATDGGIYLVDQPQSTQSNILLGHLGGKLSDANYPTLTVINGILNGFGGRLHNEVRSKQGLAYSVYGVWSANYDYPGIFIAGGQTKTESSGDFIKAINTEIERLRTEKITPADLDYAQNSILNSFVFQFQTLSQTLSRLLTYEYYDYPQDFIFDYQKQVKTTTIENVYQVAQRYLMPEKMVTLIVGNAEVVKPSLESFNQEINLIDVSIPNNG